The Diabrotica virgifera virgifera chromosome 10, PGI_DIABVI_V3a genome has a window encoding:
- the LOC126878675 gene encoding EH domain-containing protein 1-like isoform X2 yields MFSWLSKDNNKEEIYQNVVEGLKTIYKHKLLPLEEHYQFHDFHSPKLEDSDFDAKPMILLVGQYSTGKTTFIKYLLEREFPGIRIGPEPTTDRFIAVMHDNKEGMIPGNALVVDPKRQFRPLSKFGNAFLNRLQCSLVDSPVLQNISIIDTPGILSGEKQRVDRGYDFTGVLEWFAERVDRIILLFDAHKLDISDEFRRSIEALRGHDDKIRIVLNKADMVDHQQLMRVYGALMWSLGKVLQTPEVARVYIGSFWDQPLRYDVNRRLFEDEEQDLFKDLQSLPRNAALRKLNDLIKRARLAKVHAYIIAELRKEMPSVFGKDSRKKELIKNLGQIYDKLQREHQISPGDFPEIKKMQEVLANLDFSKFNPLKPKLLDIVDRMLAEDISILMAKIPLEAEEKSAKNGDNMVQGGAFTSVEDTISPFGYKRGEGIDAGAGELDWIVSREKDKYDDIFKSLKPVDGKVSGMSIINITIVGLFYI; encoded by the exons atgttcaGTTGGTTGTCAAAGGATAACAATAAAGAAGAAATATACCAAAATGTGGTGGAAGGTCTTAAGACAATATATAAACACAAACTGTTACCACTGGAAGAACATTATCAATTTCACGATTTTCACTCCCCAAAATTAGAAGATTCAGATTTCGATGCAAAGCCAATGATCCTACTTGTAGGACAGTATTCTACTGGAAAGACAACTTTTATCAAATACCTGTTGGAAAGAGAATTTCCAGGCATACGAATTGGACCCGAACCTACAACAGATAGATTTATAGCTGTCATGCACGATAACAAGGAAGGTATGATTCCTGGCAATGCTCTTGTGGTTGATCCTAAGAGGCAGTTTAGGCCTCTGTCCAAGTTTGGCAATGCTTTTCTTAATCGTCTTCAATGTTCCTTAGTTGATTCTCCAGTATTGCAAAATATTTCAATTATAGATACACCTGGTATACTGTCTGGAGAAAAGCAGAGGGTTGATAGAGGGTACGACTTCACTGGTGTTTTGGAGTGGTTCGCAGAGAGAGTAGACAGAATTATATTGCTTTTTGATGCACATAAACTTGATATTTCTGATGAATTTAGAAGATCTATTGAAGCTTTAAGGGGCCATGATGACAAAATTCGTATTGTTTTAAACAAGGCAGATATGGTTGATCATCAGCAACTTATGAGAGTGTATGGAGCTCTTATGTGGTCTTTAGGAAAGGTATTACAAACACCTGAAGTTGCCAGAGTTTACATAGGGTCATTTTGGGATCAGCCATTAAGGTATGATGTAAATCGaagactttttgaagatgaggaacaAGATTTATTTAAAGACTTGCAGTCTTTACCTAGGAATGCAGCTCTTAGAAAACTGAATGATTTAATTAAAAGGGCTAGGCTCGCAAAAGTACATGCTTACATAATAGCTGAACTACGAAAAGAAATGCCATCCGTATTTGGTAAAGATTCTAGGAAGAAAGAACTCATTAAGAATTTGGGTCAAATATATGATAAACTACAGAGAGAACATCAGATTTCTCCAGGTGATTTCCCAGAAATAAAGAAAATGCAGGAAGTCTTAGCCAATCTTGATTTCAGTAAATTTAATCcactaaaaccaaaattattagATATTGTGGATAGAATGTTAGCTGAAGACATATCAATATTAATGGCCAAAATTCCATTAGAGGCTGAGGAAAAGTCTGCCAAAAATGGTGATAACATGGTACAGGGTGGAGCCTTCACAAGTGTAGAAGATACAATTTCACCTTTTGGTTACAAGAGAGGCGAAGGAATAGATGCTGGGGCAGGAGAGTTGGACTGGATTGTAAGCAGAGAGAAAGATAAATATGATGACATCTTCAAATCGTTAAAGCCAGTAGATGGAAAAGTATCTGGAATga GCATTATAAATATCACCATAGTTGGATTGTTCTATATTTGA